The window TTTTGTGTGCAAGGCGTGCGCGGTGTGGTAAGTCATCGCGGTACAGGTCGATTTGCCTACGATTTTCTGATGCCCGTAGGGTCACCTGTCTGCGCTGCACGGGAAGGCGTGGTAAGTCGAGTTGTCGATGAGCATGATGGCCACGGCTACAAGCATCCTAACAACCTTATTGCAGTGACTCATGAAGACGGAACCATTGCGTGTTATGCCCATATCTGTAAGGGCGGCGCCCGTGTTCATGTTGGAGAAAGCGTAAAGGTTGGCGCCCATATCGCCGACAGCGGTCATGTGGGGCATAGTATGATGCCTCATTTGCACTTTCATGTTTATG of the Candidatus Hydrogenedentota bacterium genome contains:
- a CDS encoding M23 family metallopeptidase — encoded protein: MKWKPIIKILVPFLVLAFTVPLLLWLLLTGPQDLSLFPQPEDSPYFLPYPKGRSYFCVQGVRGVVSHRGTGRFAYDFLMPVGSPVCAAREGVVSRVVDEHDGHGYKHPNNLIAVTHEDGTIACYAHICKGGARVHVGESVKVGAHIADSGHVGHSMMPHLHFHVYDPSVKETVPVSFRDVNKHRGVPRMFRWYQSVEEGT